The following coding sequences lie in one Lolium perenne isolate Kyuss_39 chromosome 2, Kyuss_2.0, whole genome shotgun sequence genomic window:
- the LOC139835983 gene encoding uncharacterized protein — translation MIECSAPKVSILNYDGPTIPIFLGGSLQVKKMQMTSTDVPNLLHYASTKLLSIAPNVETLFLYSLYEKVNTQMVLGKFLHLKYLEIKLFIPTRSPDYDFCSLVSFLDASPNLKMFVLRVEVPTIESGFIPGVKIGEDFSLAGCIRKHRHDKLKSVIINGFRPWKTMIELTRCILGYATSLKHLILDTTNGYHRRKFAKCFPLDKDTVNEARKAVVAIRTYIEGKVPPTVKFKVLEPCNCSKCVVPL, via the exons atgatagaATGCAGTGCTCCGAAAGTCTCCATCCTCAATTATGATGGCCCCACAATACCTATCTTTCTCGGAGGTTCTTTGCAAGTGAAGAAAATGCAGATGACAAGTACCGATGTGCCTAACCTGCTCCATTATGCTAGTACCAAGCTTTTATCCATTGCGCCAAATGTCGAAACTCTTTTTCTGTACTCACTTTATGAG aaagtcaatACACAAATGGTTTTGGGTAAATTCCTGCACCTCAAGTATTTGGAGATAAAGCTTTTCATACCAACTCGTTCTCCAGATTACGATTTCTGCTCTTTGGTTTCTTTTCTTGATGCTTCTCCCAACTTGAAGATGTTTGTTTTGCGT GTAGAGGTGCCTACCATAGAATCTGGTTTTATACCTGGAGTCAAAATTGGCGAAGACTTCTCATTGGCAGGTTGCATTCGGAAACACCGCCATGACAAGCTCAAAAGTGTGATTATCAATGGCTTTCGCCCCTGGAAGACCATGATTGAACTAACTAGATGTATTCTTGGTTATGCGACTTCACTAAAGCACCTTATTCTGGACACCACCAACGGGTATCATAGGAGGAAGTTTGCCAAGTGTTTTCCTTTGGATAAGGATACAGTTAACGAAGCCCGAAAGGCTGTTGTGGCTATCAGGACATACATCGAGGGGAAAGTTCCCCCAACAGTAAAATTTAAGGTTCTTGAGCCCTGCAACTGCAGTAAGTGTGTGGTTCCGCTGTAA
- the LOC127331784 gene encoding uncharacterized protein gives MFHSVGKVGCLSSLKTVRLHDVGITEEELCLLLSNSFTLEHLDLESCYDIRCLKLSHLLSKLNRLDVRGCKMLQMIECSAPKVSILNYEGPTIPISLGDSLQVKKMQMTSTDVPNLLHYASTKLLSIAPNVETLFLYSLYEKVNTPMVLGKFLHLEYLEIKLFIPSRSPDYDFCSLVSFLDASPNLKMFVLRVEVPTIEPGLIPGVQIGEDLLFASCVRKHRHRKLKSVIINGFRSWKTMIELTRCILDYAASLKHLILGTTNGYHRRRSAKCFPLGKDTLLEARKALEAIMTYIEGKVPSKVNFKVLEPCKCNKCQEV, from the exons ATGTTTCATTCTGTAGGCAAAGTTGGTTGCTTGAGTAGTTTGAAGACTGTTCGTCTGCATGATGTTGGTATTACTGAGGAGGAGTTGTGTCTTCTTCTGTCCAATTCCTTCACGTTAGAGCATCTGGACCTCGAGTCCTGCTATGATATACGTTGCTTAAAGCTGTCACATCTTTTGTCGAAGCTTAATAGACTGGACGTGCGAGGTTGCAAAATGTTGCAGATGATAGAATGCAGTGCTCCGAAAGTCTCCATCCTTAATTATGAGGGCCCCACAATACCTATCTCTCTTGGAGATTCATTGCAAGTGAAGAAAATGCAGATGACAAGTACTGATGTGCCTAACCTGCTCCATTATGCTAGTACCAAGCTTTTATCCATTGCGCCAAATGTCGAAACTCTTTTTCTGTACTCACTTTATGAG aaagtcaatACACCAATGGTTTTGGGTAAATTCCTTCACCTCGAGTATTTGGAGATTAAGCTTTTCATACCAAGTCGTTCTCCAGATTACGACTTCTGTTCTTTGGTTTCTTTTCTTGATGCTTCTCCCAACTTGAAGATGTTCGTTTTGCGT GTGGAGGTGCCTACCATCGAACCTGGTTTGATTCCCGGAGTCCAAATTGGCGAAGACTTATTATTTGCAAGTTGCGTTCGCAAACACCGCCATCGCAAACTTAAAAGTGTGATCATCAATGGCTTTCGCTCTTGGAAGACCATGATTGAGCTAACGAGATGTATTCTTGATTATGCGGCGTCACTAAAGCATCTTATCCTGGGCACCACTAATGGGTATCATAGGAGGAGGTCTGCCAAGTGTTTCCCTTTGGGCAAGGATACACTTCTTGAAGCCCGAAAGGCTCTAGAAGCTATCATGACATACATTGAGGGGAAAGTACCTTCAAAGGTTAATTTTAAGGTTCTTGAGCCCTGCAAGTGCAATAAGTGTCAAGAAGTTTGA